The Thunnus thynnus chromosome 22, fThuThy2.1, whole genome shotgun sequence genome includes a window with the following:
- the LOC137175126 gene encoding Fc receptor-like protein 5: MVVVCSVICSTNHTAVALTFAEEMLLFTALTEQFKVFDVTSARGTMRQTSLHLLLLLSSLLCCTTNQASLTVSPSSSQMFEGQFVSLSCEEDDSSAGWILRRNTSRETSAECGAHWGRSGGSSCNITDIVPMDSGVYWCESREGATSNSINITVTGGSVILQSPVLPVMEGDDVTLHCKTKTFNLPADFYKDGSLIRTEPAGHMTIHNVSMSNEGLYKCNSSHADSPSSWITVTGKPTTTAPPPVSAAPLLVSSPLQLVFRLVCHLVVFCPYFISTLIMVSLY, translated from the exons atggtggtggtttGTTCTGTCATCTGCAGTACAAACCACACAGCTGTTGCATTGACCTTCGCAGAGGAAATGCTGCTTTTCACTGCTCTGACTGAACAATTCAAAGTGTTTGATGTCACATCAGCGAGAGGTACAATGAGACAAACATCTCTTCACTTGCTGCTCC TTCTGAGCtcactgctgtgctgcacaACAAACCAAG CCTCTCTGACTGTGAGTCCCAGCAGCTCTCAGATGTTTGAAGGACAGTTTGTCTCTCTGAGCTGTGAGGAGGACGACAGCTCTGCTGGATGGATACTGAGGAGGAACACAAGCAGAGAAACCAGTGCTGAGTGTGGAGCTCACTGGGGAAGATCAGGTGGTTCCTCCTGTAACATCACTGACATTGTCCCAATGGACAGTGGAGTTTACTGGTGTGAGTCCAGAGAGGGAGCAACCAGTAACAGCATCAACATCACTGTAACTG GTGGATCAGTGATCCTGCAGAGTCCTGTCCTccctgtgatggagggagatgatgtcactctgcactgtaaaacaaagacCTTCAACCTTCCAGCTGATTTCTATAAAGACGGCTCCCTCATCAGGACTGAgcctgcaggtcacatgaccatcCACAATGTTTCCATGTCTAATGAAGGCCTCTACAAGTGTAACAGCAGTCATGCAGATTCTCCATCCAGCTGGATCACTGTCACAG GTAAACCTACAACCACAGCCCCACCCCCTGTCTCAGCAGCCCCGCTCCTTGTCTCATCACCCCTCCAGCTTGTGTTCAGACTGGTCTGCCACCTAGTGGTGTTCTGTCCATACTTCATCTCCACTCTCATCATGGTGTCTTTATATTGA
- the LOC137174810 gene encoding Fc receptor-like B — MLLFTALTEQLKVFDVTSARGTMRQTSLHLLLLLSSLLCCTTNQASLTVSPSSSQLFEGQFVSLSCEEDDSSAGWTLRRNTSRETSVECGTDWGKSAGSFCNITDIVPMDSGVYWCQSREGATSSSIKITVIGGSVILQSPVLPVMEGDNVTLHCKTKTSNLPADFHKDGSLIRTEPAGHMTIHHVSKSDEGLYKCNISSHGESPSSWITVTGKPTTSPPVSVATSPINVALPPASAPLQLVVRLVCHLVVFCPYFISTLIMVSLYRHRSTGNNLPVSMVMTTPTQAEQGFNDDYDDVITSVTTEHHF, encoded by the exons ATGCTGCTTTTCACTGCCCTGACAGAACAATTGAAAGTATTTGATGTCACATCAGCGAGAGGTACAATGAGACAAACATCTCTTCACTTGCTGCTCC TGCTGAGCtcactgctgtgctgcacaACAAACCAAG CCTCTCTGACTGTGAGTCCCAGCAGCTCTCAGCTGTTTGAAGGACAGTTTGTCTCTCTGAGCTGTGAGGAGGACGACAGCTCTGCTGGATGGACGCTGAGGAGGAACACAAGCAGAGAAACCAGTGTTGAGTGTGGAACTGACTGGGGAAAATCAGCTGGTTCCTTCTGTAATATCACTGACATCGTCCCAATGGACAGTGGAGTTTACTGGTGTCAGTCCAGAGAGGGAGCAACCAGTAGCAGCATCAAAATCACTGTCATTG GTGGATCAGTGATCCTGCAGAGTCCTGTCCTccctgtgatggagggagacaatgtcactctgcactgtaaaacaaagacCTCCAACCTCCCAGCTGATTTCCATAAAGATGGCTCCCTCATCAGGACTGAgcctgcaggtcacatgaccatcCACCATGTTTCCAAGTCTGATGAAGGCCTCTACAAGTGTAACATCAGCAGTCACGGAGAGTCTCCATCCAGCTGGATCACGGTCACAG GTAAACCAACGACCTCGCCCCCTGTCTCTGTAGCCACATCCCCTATAAATGTAGCTCTACCCCCTGCCTCAGCTCCCCTCCAGCTTGTGGTCAGACTGGTCTGCCACTTAGTGGTGTTCTGTCCGTACTTCATCTCCACTCTCATCATGGTGTCTTTATATCGACACAGGTCCACAG GAAATAACCTGCCTGTCTCCATGGTGATGACCACACCCACCCAGGCTGAGCAGGGATTCAATGATGactatgatgatgtcatcacatctGTCACCACAGAGCATCACTTCTGA
- the LOC137175213 gene encoding coxsackievirus and adenovirus receptor-like isoform X3 produces MDSSIVTSFVSFLIFSLTSALEDELFKPGDDVTLQCQSPKDATITLLEWSRPDLNPETDDYVFFFRENRLYDHYQHPSFRGRVQLRDPEMKDGHVSVILKNVTINDTGTYECRVSVNSKGLELINTINLTVTDSGHTAGNTWTEGDKDEGKKEERNLGLIVGLPVAAVLVVAVIVGFVIHRQ; encoded by the exons ATGGATTCTTCAATAGTAACGtcatttgtgtcttttctcattttttctctGACTTCTGCATTGGAagatgagctgt TCAAGCCTGGAGATGATGTCACTCTTCAGTGTCAGAGTCCCAAAGATGCAACCATCACACTGTTGGAGTGGAGCAGACCTGACCTAAACCCGGAGACAGATGATTACGTCTTCTTCTTCAGAGAGAACCGACTATATGACCACTACCAGCATCCATCTTTTCGTGGTCGAGTGCAGCTGAGAGATCCAGAGATGAAGGACGGACACGTTTCTGTGATTCTCAAGAACGTCACCATCAACGACACTGGAACATACGAGTGTCGTGTTTCTGTGAACAGCAAAGGACTTGAGCTCATCAACACCATCAATCTGACAGTTACTGACTCAG GTCACACAGCTGGAAACACCTGGACTGAAGGAGACAAggatgaaggaaagaaggaggaacGAAATCTTGGACTGATAGTTGGTTTGCCTGTTGCTGCtgtgcttgttgttgctgttattgttggttttgtgatTCATCGACAATGA